The nucleotide sequence CCGTGGAAGGCCATGGATGTAAGAATATGGTTAAAAAAGGGAACAGGAGTATCTATTTCCGGTATAGTTCCGTTGTCCAGATCGAGGAGAAGTTTTATCTGCGTCTCTTTTGTGTTGCGTTCCTGTGTAATCCGTCGTGCTTCCATGACCTTTCCTTTTGTGTTAGCCCTTTACAGTATCGACGAAGTCCTGTATTTCCTGAAACCGCAATTTAAAGTAAGCGGGATTGGCGATCAGTCGGACCTTGATGTCCGCCAGCTTTTCCAGCACTTCAAGGTTGTTGGCCTTCAGGGTATTTCCTGTTTCCACCAGGTCCACTATATAGGGAGTCAGGCCGAGGACCGGGGCGAGCTCCACGGAGCCGTTCAGCTTGACAACCTCTACCGGTATTCCCCGTTCGTGAAAATAGTCCCGGGTAAAACGGGTGAATTTGCTGGCGACTTTGACCATTCCGTTATTCAGGCTGAAGCGGGCCCCTTTTTTACCGGCCAGACACATGTCGGTGGAGCCGAAATCAAAGGTGTGTAGTTTTACAAAGGGAAAACCGTGTTCATAAAGAACATCCTCGCCGCAAACTCCGAGACCGGC is from Marispirochaeta sp. and encodes:
- the hisG gene encoding ATP phosphoribosyltransferase; translated protein: MNSPLTLALPKGRLTDQVLERMEEVGLKVEFEKRKLVAHDTNGRIRIFLVKNADLPVYVNHGIAGLGVCGEDVLYEHGFPFVKLHTFDFGSTDMCLAGKKGARFSLNNGMVKVASKFTRFTRDYFHERGIPVEVVKLNGSVELAPVLGLTPYIVDLVETGNTLKANNLEVLEKLADIKVRLIANPAYFKLRFQEIQDFVDTVKG